Genomic DNA from Bosea sp. (in: a-proteobacteria):
CGCTGCCCGAGCGCTCCAGGCGCGCAAGTTCTCCGCGCCACCCATCGCATTGCGGCGCCTGCGCCTGGGCAATCTCGTTCGCGCCGGAGAGCGTGACCAGCAGGATTGCCAGCCGAAGAAAAGCCGGCCGGCCAGGACGTGCAACCATGATGCTCCGCTTCCAGAAAACTCAGCCAGGCTTCGAAGCCTGATCTGCGGGGCCAGAGATAACAGATGATGATCGAGACGGAAGTATGTTGCGGCCCCGGCCGGAAAAAAATTAGTCGTCGGGGGCGGTGAAACCCGCGGACAGCACGCGGACCCGTTCTGTGAGGGTGGAAAGCACCCGCTCGAAGGCCTGCATCTCGGCAGCCGGTATGTCGTCGCTGAGGCGCTTTTCGAACGCCAGCGCCATCGGCGCCACCTGGTCGTAGATGCGCCGGCCGGGGGCGCTGAGCGACAGGAAGGCTTCGCGCCGATCGTCGCGGTTGGGCGTGCGCTCGATCAGCCCGCGCTCCACAAGCTCGCTCACCGCGCGCGACACCTTGGTTTTGTGCATGTGGGAGAGCTCTCCCACATCGCGTGCCGTCAGCCTGTCGAACTGGCCCAGCATGGCCATCACCCGCCATTCCGGGATGCCGATGCCGAAATGGCGGCTGTAGATGCGGGCCAGCGCCCGGCTGGCCAGCGTCGCGGCCACCACGAGCCGATAGGGCAGGAAGCGTTCGAGCTTCAGCCTGTCTCCCGCAGCATCAAGCGGCGGCAGCCCGTCCTGATCGGTGCCGGACATCGCGGCGCCCCGCGCGCGACGCCTCAGGTCCTGCCGCGCGTGCGCGCCATGAACGCATCATAGGACAACTCGCCTACCTGCCACCACAGCAGCGTCTCGGCGCGGAAGGCTGTCATCGAATCGAGCGCGCGCTTGAAGCTCTCGTTCCGGCCGGCAAGATCGGCGTAGTAATCATTCGCGGCCTTGAGCGCAGCCTCCATGATCGGCTGCGGGAAGGCGCGCAGTTCCGTGCCGGCCGCCACGAGGCGGCGCAGCGCGGGCGGGTTCACCGCGTCATACTTGGCCAGCATCCAGTTGTTCGCCGCCTCGCAGGCCTGGGTCAGGATGGCCTGGTAATGCTTGGGCAGCTTGTTCCACTCGGCCTGGTTGATCACGAGGTGGAGCATGGCGCCGCCCTCCCACCAGCCGGGATAGTAGTAGTATTTGGCGACGCGGCTCAGCCCCAGCTTTTCGTCGTCATAGGGGCCAACGAACTCGGCTGCGTCGATCGTGCCGCGTTCGAGCGCCGGATAGACATCCCCCGCCGCGATTTGCTGCGGCACCACGCCGAGCCGCGCCAGCACCTGCCCGCCCATGCCGCCGATGCGGAACTTGAGGCCGCTGAGGTCTGCCGGCGTGTTGAGTTCCTTGCGGAAGAAGCCGCCCATCTGGCAGCCGGAGTTGCCAGCCGGTATGGAGTAGGCGTTGAACCTGGCGAGGCTTTCGTTGATCAGTTTCTCGCCGCCGCCGAAATGCCACCACGAATGCTGCTGCCGCGCATTGAGCCCGAACGGCACGCCCGTGCCGAAGCCCAGCACCGGGTCCTTGCCGACATAGAAGTAGGTGGGCGTGTGCGCGCATTCCACCGAGCCGTTTGACACCGCGTCGAGCGCCTGGAGCCCGGGCACGATCTCGCCTGCCGAGAAGGTCTGGATCTGGAAGCGGCCATCGGTGGCGTCAGCCATGTATCTGGCGAGCGTCTGCGCCGTGCCGAAGATGGTGTCGAGCGAGCGCGGAAAGCTCGAGGTGAGGCGCCATTTCACCTCCGGCATCGACTGCGCGATGGCAGGCGCGGCGATCGTGGCTGCTGCCGCGGCGATGGAGCCCGTCTTCAGGAAATCTCGGCGCTTCATGGTGTCCTCCCCGGTGCCGTTTGCGTCGTTCTTGAATGCACCTTATCGATGCTTTCGAACATGGTGAAGCCCGGTTCGACGCGGCGGCCTCTCCTCGCGCAGCCAGCGGCCTCTTCAAAAAGCGTGACCGCGGCACCATCTGGGAAGCGGATCGTCAGAGGATGCCCGACCATGCGCCGCGCCATCACCCTCGCCTTAGCCGCCAGCGTAGCTTTGGCCGCGGCCGGGGCCGCACAGACCGCTCTTGCGGAGAGCGAACCTGACCTGATCTTCAAGAAGTCCACAGTGTGGAAGATGCTGACCCCCGACGACAAGCTCGCGGTTTACGGGGTCGATGATCCGCTGATCGATGGTGTGGCTTGCCACTACACCACGCCCGAACGCGGCGGGGTCGCCGGCATGTTCGGCGTGGCCGAAGAGGTCTCGGACATTTCGCTAGCCTGCCGCCAGGTGGGCCCGATCCG
This window encodes:
- a CDS encoding MarR family transcriptional regulator, whose protein sequence is MSGTDQDGLPPLDAAGDRLKLERFLPYRLVVAATLASRALARIYSRHFGIGIPEWRVMAMLGQFDRLTARDVGELSHMHKTKVSRAVSELVERGLIERTPNRDDRREAFLSLSAPGRRIYDQVAPMALAFEKRLSDDIPAAEMQAFERVLSTLTERVRVLSAGFTAPDD
- the dctP gene encoding TRAP transporter substrate-binding protein DctP, which translates into the protein MKRRDFLKTGSIAAAAATIAAPAIAQSMPEVKWRLTSSFPRSLDTIFGTAQTLARYMADATDGRFQIQTFSAGEIVPGLQALDAVSNGSVECAHTPTYFYVGKDPVLGFGTGVPFGLNARQQHSWWHFGGGEKLINESLARFNAYSIPAGNSGCQMGGFFRKELNTPADLSGLKFRIGGMGGQVLARLGVVPQQIAAGDVYPALERGTIDAAEFVGPYDDEKLGLSRVAKYYYYPGWWEGGAMLHLVINQAEWNKLPKHYQAILTQACEAANNWMLAKYDAVNPPALRRLVAAGTELRAFPQPIMEAALKAANDYYADLAGRNESFKRALDSMTAFRAETLLWWQVGELSYDAFMARTRGRT
- a CDS encoding CreA family protein; translation: MRRAITLALAASVALAAAGAAQTALAESEPDLIFKKSTVWKMLTPDDKLAVYGVDDPLIDGVACHYTTPERGGVAGMFGVAEEVSDISLACRQVGPIRFKAKFEQGDVMLRERRSLVWKRMQIVRGCDVKRNVLIYMVYSDRLIEGSPKNSTSSVPIMPWGVAEPAPKCAEWLK